From a single Fulvivirga ulvae genomic region:
- a CDS encoding Crp/Fnr family transcriptional regulator: MSSNSTLWYFEDVDLFNLMCPHKIKTISERHSFNYYKKNQFVYFPEEPAKNIYMIAAGRIKIGHYTEEGKEVVKSILSTGEIFGELALAGEEKRADFAQAMDDNTTVCPISIEEMQALMAENKELSFKIYKLIGLRIRKLERRIESLVFKDARTRIIDFLKDAAAWKGKKVGFETMIPTKLTHKDIANLTGTSRQTVTTILNELKEKNLINFDRRKILIRDIDKLC, from the coding sequence ATGAGTAGTAACTCAACTTTATGGTACTTTGAGGATGTTGATTTATTTAACCTGATGTGTCCGCACAAGATCAAAACCATCTCTGAAAGACATAGCTTTAACTATTATAAAAAGAACCAGTTTGTCTATTTTCCCGAGGAGCCAGCCAAGAACATCTACATGATAGCGGCTGGCCGGATTAAGATCGGGCACTATACCGAAGAAGGAAAGGAAGTAGTAAAATCGATATTGAGCACGGGTGAAATTTTTGGGGAGCTGGCCCTTGCCGGAGAAGAAAAAAGGGCCGACTTTGCTCAGGCCATGGATGATAACACCACCGTTTGTCCTATCAGTATAGAAGAGATGCAGGCACTAATGGCCGAAAACAAAGAGCTGAGCTTTAAAATCTATAAGCTGATTGGCCTGAGAATAAGAAAGCTTGAAAGAAGGATTGAGTCCCTGGTCTTCAAAGATGCCAGAACACGGATCATAGACTTCTTAAAAGATGCTGCTGCCTGGAAAGGCAAGAAAGTGGGTTTCGAAACTATGATCCCTACAAAACTTACTCATAAGGACATTGCCAACCTGACCGGCACCAGCCGCCAGACCGTGACCACTATTCTAAATGAGCTAAAAGAGAAAAACCTGATCAACTTTGACAGGAGAAAAATACTGATCAGGGATATTGATAAGTTGTGCTAG
- a CDS encoding DUF2141 domain-containing protein, whose translation MTILFSLLLIFGHAQQGSYELNVTVENIKEPKGQLIIAIFNSKENFLEKPFKSQTVAVSQNSKNIKFTDLPQGHYSVSIIYDKNENGELDKNFFGIPTEGFGFSKKSMGAFGPPSYNDTKIKVDSDEAITIPLKYM comes from the coding sequence ATGACCATCTTGTTTTCGTTACTGTTAATATTCGGCCATGCTCAACAAGGCAGCTATGAACTGAATGTTACTGTTGAAAATATCAAAGAACCCAAAGGGCAATTGATTATAGCGATATTCAACTCAAAGGAAAATTTCTTAGAGAAGCCTTTTAAAAGTCAGACGGTTGCTGTTAGCCAGAACTCAAAAAACATAAAATTCACGGATTTACCTCAAGGACATTATTCGGTGTCCATCATTTATGATAAGAATGAAAACGGAGAGTTGGACAAGAATTTTTTCGGGATACCAACAGAGGGCTTCGGTTTCTCTAAAAAGTCTATGGGGGCATTTGGGCCTCCTTCTTACAACGATACCAAAATTAAAGTGGACAGTGATGAGGCCATCACCATCCCTTTAAAGTATATGTAG
- a CDS encoding xanthine dehydrogenase family protein molybdopterin-binding subunit: MKIKRRDFLKISGITGTGLILGFGLSAGARDKALTHFEPNAFLKIGSDNSIIIFAKNPEIGQGVKTSLPMIIAEELEVDWNSIEIIQAGLDSRLGAQFAGGSTAIKTNWQTLRTAGAAGKSMLIATAAGKWQISESECYAERGVVKNRRNKKQFTYGELAGDASKLKIPETPPLKDPKDFKIIGTSKKGVDNQQIATGTAEFGIDARKEGMLVATILKCPVYGGKVGSFDDSEAKKIDGVRHVIKIDALGPVERVAGVAVVADNTWAAMKGKKALKVTWDYGEGASESSAGILEKFDTYLAKKGEIGLRDDGDVDAAFNKNEKAIEAIYEVPFLSHVPMEPMNYCADVKENECEVWGPTQVPGYVQRLASGIAGIPRENIKVNMTRVGGGFGRRLMADYAADAITISHQIKQPVQVVWSREDDIQYDYYRPAGRYKLKAALDNANKLTAWYLNASTTSRNLFRGSQESPHTTEVFPDGFPAGFVPNFRMEYTPVKTVVPSGAWRAPGHNATAFIDQSFIDEMAHLAKKDPVDFRLEILGNEDKEMPYADHGGPTYSTKRLKNVIKIAAEKSNWHKKEVGIYKGFAAHFMFGAYVAEVVTLSLDANKEPHIENVLAVVDCGIVVNRSGAMSQIEGGIVDGLGAAMFGEVTIADGMAQQDNFDTYKMIRMKDAPKIEVHLVESKESPEGLGEMSLPMISAAYANAIFAATGKRIRKLPVQLSEVSS, encoded by the coding sequence ATGAAAATTAAACGCCGTGATTTCCTTAAGATCAGCGGCATTACCGGCACCGGACTTATCCTGGGCTTTGGTTTGTCAGCGGGAGCCAGAGACAAGGCGCTAACGCATTTTGAACCCAATGCATTTTTGAAAATAGGGTCAGACAACAGCATTATCATATTTGCCAAAAATCCTGAAATAGGTCAGGGAGTTAAAACGTCCCTTCCGATGATCATAGCAGAGGAACTGGAGGTTGACTGGAACAGCATAGAGATAATACAGGCAGGTCTTGACAGCAGGCTTGGTGCGCAATTTGCCGGAGGCAGTACGGCCATCAAGACCAACTGGCAAACTTTGAGAACTGCCGGAGCGGCAGGCAAATCTATGCTCATCGCCACTGCGGCCGGGAAGTGGCAAATTTCCGAAAGTGAGTGCTATGCCGAGCGTGGAGTAGTAAAGAACCGGCGAAATAAAAAACAATTTACCTATGGGGAACTGGCCGGTGATGCCTCAAAGCTTAAAATTCCGGAAACACCGCCCTTGAAAGACCCTAAGGATTTTAAAATTATCGGCACCTCCAAAAAAGGAGTTGATAATCAGCAAATAGCGACAGGGACTGCTGAGTTTGGTATTGATGCCCGCAAAGAAGGCATGCTGGTGGCAACGATATTGAAATGCCCAGTTTACGGAGGTAAGGTAGGAAGCTTCGATGACTCGGAAGCCAAAAAGATTGATGGTGTAAGGCACGTGATCAAAATAGATGCCCTGGGGCCTGTTGAGCGGGTAGCAGGTGTGGCGGTGGTCGCAGACAATACGTGGGCGGCTATGAAAGGCAAAAAAGCACTCAAGGTAACCTGGGATTATGGAGAAGGAGCATCAGAAAGCAGTGCCGGCATACTGGAGAAATTTGACACATACCTTGCCAAAAAAGGGGAGATAGGTTTGCGGGATGATGGCGATGTAGACGCAGCTTTTAACAAAAATGAAAAAGCGATTGAAGCCATCTACGAGGTGCCATTTCTCTCTCATGTGCCCATGGAGCCGATGAACTACTGTGCCGATGTAAAGGAAAATGAGTGCGAGGTATGGGGACCAACGCAGGTTCCCGGTTACGTACAGCGGTTGGCTTCCGGAATTGCCGGCATTCCCCGTGAAAACATTAAAGTAAATATGACGAGGGTAGGCGGGGGCTTTGGCCGAAGGCTAATGGCAGATTATGCGGCAGATGCAATTACCATCTCCCATCAGATAAAGCAGCCCGTACAGGTGGTTTGGAGCAGGGAAGATGATATACAGTATGACTATTACAGGCCTGCAGGCAGGTACAAACTTAAAGCTGCACTGGACAATGCAAATAAACTTACAGCCTGGTACCTCAATGCGTCAACAACATCGAGAAACCTGTTCCGCGGCTCTCAGGAGTCACCACATACCACTGAAGTTTTTCCTGATGGATTCCCGGCCGGGTTCGTGCCTAATTTCCGGATGGAGTACACGCCTGTGAAAACAGTGGTGCCTAGTGGTGCCTGGAGGGCACCGGGCCATAACGCAACTGCCTTTATCGACCAGAGTTTTATTGATGAAATGGCGCATCTGGCAAAGAAAGATCCCGTCGACTTCAGGCTGGAAATTTTGGGTAACGAAGATAAAGAAATGCCCTATGCAGACCATGGAGGGCCAACGTACAGCACCAAAAGACTTAAAAATGTTATTAAAATAGCGGCAGAGAAATCCAACTGGCACAAAAAAGAGGTTGGCATCTATAAAGGGTTTGCAGCGCATTTTATGTTTGGTGCTTATGTGGCAGAAGTTGTAACTTTATCACTGGACGCCAATAAGGAACCACATATTGAGAACGTATTGGCCGTGGTGGATTGTGGTATCGTGGTGAACCGGAGTGGTGCCATGTCGCAGATAGAAGGAGGTATAGTGGATGGCCTTGGAGCCGCCATGTTTGGAGAGGTTACCATAGCAGATGGCATGGCTCAACAGGACAACTTTGATACCTATAAAATGATCAGAATGAAGGACGCACCGAAAATAGAGGTACACCTTGTAGAAAGTAAGGAGTCTCCCGAAGGCCTGGGAGAAATGAGCCTGCCCATGATCAGTGCGGCTTATGCTAATGCAATTTTTGCGGCCACAGGTAAACGAATCCGTAAGTTACCTGTTCAATTATCTGAAGTCAGTTCGTAA
- a CDS encoding cellulose synthase family protein, producing the protein MEYIVIILYGLSLLLIFLFSLGQLHLTWHYLKAKKQKDVAVKPLQVYPKVTVQLPVYNERYVVQRLIDAVCRFEYPKEKLEIQVLDDSTDETVEIIADKVNTWKAEGVNIRHIRREERTGFKAGALQYGLDMAEGEFIAVFDADFLPQPDFLSKTLPVFENTTGVVQTRWGHLNKDYSILTRLQAFGLDAHFSIEQTGRNHAGSFINFNGTGGVWRKKCIYDAGGWSADTLTEDLDLSYRAQMKGWKFKYLEDYTAPAELPVIMTAVKSQQYRWNKGAAETARKNLGKVFRSPINGVGKLHAFFHLLNSSVFICLLLASVLSIPMLFIKDAYPAFNFIFNLGSIFLIGFLSIGFFYWIASRQSHPKGTGKYYLTTFPVFLTVSMGLSLHNGIAVLEGLLGIKSPFIRTPKFNIKSKADSWKDNIYVKRKIDFLTILEGFLSLYFMFGIAAGIYLNDLGLIIFHVMLTLGFASVFYYSIKPLKHG; encoded by the coding sequence GTGGAATATATCGTTATCATACTCTATGGTTTATCTCTGCTGCTGATCTTTCTTTTTAGCCTGGGGCAGTTGCATCTTACCTGGCATTACCTCAAAGCAAAGAAACAAAAAGATGTGGCTGTAAAGCCTTTGCAGGTATATCCGAAAGTGACAGTGCAATTGCCAGTGTACAACGAGCGGTATGTTGTGCAGCGGCTTATTGATGCCGTATGCCGGTTTGAGTACCCTAAAGAGAAACTGGAGATCCAGGTACTTGATGATTCTACCGATGAAACGGTTGAAATTATAGCTGATAAAGTCAATACATGGAAGGCTGAAGGGGTGAACATCAGACATATTCGCAGAGAAGAGAGAACAGGTTTTAAAGCCGGGGCACTACAGTATGGCCTGGATATGGCAGAAGGAGAGTTTATTGCCGTATTTGATGCTGACTTCCTCCCTCAACCTGATTTTCTGAGTAAAACGCTGCCTGTTTTTGAGAATACAACCGGTGTGGTACAAACGCGTTGGGGGCATTTAAATAAAGACTATTCCATACTCACCAGGCTGCAGGCCTTTGGATTGGATGCACATTTTTCAATTGAGCAAACCGGGAGGAACCATGCCGGTAGCTTCATAAACTTTAATGGTACAGGTGGAGTGTGGCGTAAGAAATGCATTTATGATGCTGGTGGCTGGTCGGCAGATACGCTAACCGAAGACCTGGATCTTAGCTACAGGGCTCAAATGAAAGGTTGGAAATTCAAATACCTGGAGGACTATACAGCACCGGCAGAGCTACCTGTAATCATGACAGCTGTCAAATCTCAGCAGTATCGCTGGAACAAAGGGGCGGCAGAAACGGCCCGGAAAAATTTAGGGAAAGTATTCAGGTCTCCGATTAACGGGGTTGGTAAATTGCATGCTTTTTTTCATCTTTTGAATAGCTCGGTATTTATATGCCTGCTGCTTGCCTCAGTTTTAAGCATTCCAATGTTATTTATTAAAGATGCTTACCCCGCATTTAATTTCATCTTTAACCTTGGCAGCATCTTTTTGATCGGCTTTTTGTCTATTGGTTTTTTTTATTGGATAGCAAGCAGGCAGAGCCATCCCAAGGGAACAGGGAAGTACTACCTGACTACCTTCCCGGTTTTTCTTACTGTATCAATGGGGTTGTCACTGCATAATGGCATAGCAGTGCTTGAAGGGCTGCTGGGAATCAAAAGCCCCTTTATCAGAACACCTAAATTTAACATTAAAAGTAAAGCGGATTCGTGGAAAGACAATATCTACGTCAAGCGCAAAATTGACTTCCTTACTATATTAGAAGGGTTTTTGAGCCTCTATTTTATGTTTGGTATCGCCGCTGGCATTTATCTTAACGATTTGGGGTTGATCATTTTTCATGTGATGCTTACTTTGGGCTTTGCAAGTGTGTTTTATTATTCCATCAAGCCGTTGAAGCATGGTTAA
- a CDS encoding c-type cytochrome, protein MKNNMIRGLALLLAVFIISCSGKGGENKEMSHSENVKLEQYMVTGSKLYTIHCSSCHQSEGQGLAKLFPPLSGSDYLDDKLQTVPCIIKNGLSGEITVNGVVYNQPMPAIPQLTNLEIAEITTYIYNSWGRNHGIVNVKDVEKMLENCKK, encoded by the coding sequence ATGAAAAATAACATGATTAGAGGCTTAGCATTACTATTAGCAGTATTTATAATTTCCTGTAGTGGAAAAGGTGGCGAGAATAAAGAAATGAGCCACTCTGAGAATGTGAAACTGGAACAATATATGGTTACGGGGAGCAAACTCTATACGATCCACTGCAGTAGCTGCCATCAGTCGGAAGGGCAGGGCCTGGCGAAACTTTTTCCTCCACTTAGCGGATCGGACTATCTGGACGATAAGCTGCAAACTGTGCCATGCATTATTAAAAATGGGCTAAGTGGGGAAATTACCGTGAATGGCGTGGTTTATAACCAGCCCATGCCGGCGATACCTCAACTCACTAATCTCGAAATCGCCGAGATTACCACATATATTTATAATAGTTGGGGAAGAAACCACGGCATAGTGAATGTAAAGGACGTGGAGAAAATGCTTGAAAACTGCAAAAAATAG
- a CDS encoding TIGR04282 family arsenosugar biosynthesis glycosyltransferase — MNRLLIIFVKNPEPGKVKTRLAKTIGDEAALAVYLKLLTNTHQTVDGLECDKAVYYSEYIDSEDNWENSRYQKHLQKGDDLGKRMFNAIREAFVSGYNSVCLIGSDIYGLTADIIAQAFNKLEINDIVLGPAEDGGYYLIGMKKPYSGVFQVSQWSTSTVLSDTIKLIEDQGLTFDKTQTLKDIDRAEDLKGTDLA; from the coding sequence ATGAATAGACTGCTGATCATTTTTGTTAAAAATCCTGAACCAGGAAAAGTGAAGACCCGGCTGGCCAAAACCATAGGTGATGAAGCAGCCCTGGCGGTTTACTTAAAACTTTTGACGAATACCCACCAGACTGTAGACGGCCTGGAATGCGACAAGGCTGTCTATTATTCCGAATATATCGACTCTGAGGATAACTGGGAAAACAGTCGCTATCAAAAACACCTGCAAAAGGGCGACGACCTGGGGAAGCGGATGTTTAATGCCATTCGTGAAGCCTTTGTGTCGGGCTACAACTCGGTTTGCCTGATTGGTTCAGATATTTACGGGCTGACCGCGGACATTATTGCTCAAGCCTTCAATAAACTGGAAATAAACGACATAGTACTGGGGCCTGCGGAGGATGGTGGATACTACCTTATAGGAATGAAAAAACCCTACTCCGGAGTTTTTCAAGTATCACAATGGAGCACATCGACGGTTCTTAGTGATACTATTAAACTCATTGAGGATCAGGGATTAACTTTTGATAAAACCCAAACATTAAAGGATATTGACCGCGCAGAAGACCTGAAAGGGACTGATCTTGCATGA
- a CDS encoding MOSC domain-containing protein, whose protein sequence is MFLSDIIIYPIKSFPGVRINEIKVEQRGLAHDRRWMLVDENDKFITIRQRHELLLFDLHIEGNGFVVKHRESGDTLSLPWKITEGREVQVTIWEDSAMALEGRSEWSDWLAEKLDLDCRLVYMPDTSRRQIKREWAKDDEIVSFADGYPLLVAGSASLADLNGKLEQKITIDRFRPNLVFEGGNPYEEFTWGQFKIGENKFQGLKPCIRCVVTTLDPVTAEKGREPLLTLSKQKVDNKIVFGQHAYATEYGVIKIDDEIEVLNYKDSPYDPI, encoded by the coding sequence ATGTTTCTTAGTGACATCATCATTTACCCTATAAAATCCTTCCCGGGTGTACGTATAAACGAAATTAAAGTTGAGCAGCGTGGTTTGGCGCACGACCGCAGGTGGATGCTTGTTGATGAAAACGATAAATTTATCACCATTCGGCAACGCCATGAGCTGCTGCTTTTTGATTTGCATATTGAAGGCAATGGTTTCGTGGTAAAGCACCGGGAAAGCGGGGATACGCTTTCGCTTCCATGGAAAATTACAGAAGGCAGAGAAGTACAGGTAACCATCTGGGAGGATAGTGCCATGGCCCTCGAAGGAAGAAGTGAATGGAGTGACTGGCTTGCAGAAAAACTGGACCTGGACTGCCGGCTGGTGTACATGCCCGATACTTCCCGTAGACAGATTAAAAGGGAATGGGCCAAAGATGATGAAATTGTAAGTTTTGCCGACGGCTATCCGCTGCTTGTGGCTGGCTCGGCCTCACTGGCAGATCTGAATGGAAAGCTGGAACAAAAAATCACGATCGACAGGTTCAGGCCTAATCTCGTTTTTGAAGGAGGGAATCCATACGAGGAGTTTACCTGGGGGCAGTTCAAGATCGGAGAGAATAAATTTCAAGGGTTAAAGCCTTGTATCCGGTGTGTAGTGACTACCCTGGATCCGGTAACGGCTGAAAAGGGACGGGAGCCTTTGCTGACCTTATCAAAGCAGAAGGTTGACAACAAAATAGTTTTTGGGCAGCATGCCTACGCCACTGAGTATGGTGTGATAAAGATTGATGACGAAATAGAGGTACTTAATTATAAAGATTCGCCTTACGATCCGATTTAA
- a CDS encoding nuclear transport factor 2 family protein, with translation METKQLLLILTLILGFNFADAQTDKEQVEAAILDYVEGIYEVQPERIKRSVHPELVKKGFWRPKDQSAYKDESVMTFDELVDLAGKWNAKGWLPKDALKVVEVYDVQDKTAVGKLTAHWGTDYFHLAKYGDRWMITNILWQSPAPMEKTAKN, from the coding sequence ATGGAAACTAAACAATTACTATTGATTTTGACCCTTATTTTGGGCTTCAACTTTGCCGATGCCCAAACAGACAAGGAGCAGGTGGAGGCGGCAATACTGGATTATGTGGAAGGGATTTATGAGGTTCAACCTGAAAGGATTAAGAGAAGCGTACATCCTGAGTTGGTAAAAAAAGGTTTTTGGAGGCCCAAAGACCAGTCAGCATATAAGGATGAGTCCGTAATGACATTTGATGAACTGGTCGATCTGGCCGGTAAGTGGAACGCCAAAGGGTGGTTGCCTAAAGACGCACTCAAAGTAGTTGAAGTTTATGACGTTCAGGATAAAACGGCAGTGGGCAAGCTTACTGCTCACTGGGGTACGGATTATTTTCATCTTGCCAAATATGGTGACCGGTGGATGATCACCAATATACTGTGGCAGAGTCCTGCACCCATGGAAAAAACCGCTAAAAACTAA
- a CDS encoding SCO family protein yields MKNRSSYILVVLLAIVFASCNGQKEKKKLPIMGRTEIDGTDTIHHTIADFKFVDQDSNWVSTETFTDKIYVADFFFTSCPTICPVMKAQMLRVYDSIQNKSDVLILSHTIDPKHDTVAVLKEFADRLGVESSKWHFVTGEKDDIYKIGQTSYMVSASEDPTEPGGYIHSGAFILVDKGRRIRGLYDGTKPDQVDRLINDIDVLLQEYEK; encoded by the coding sequence ATGAAAAACAGAAGTAGTTATATCCTGGTTGTTCTTTTGGCCATAGTATTTGCTTCATGCAACGGGCAAAAAGAAAAGAAGAAATTACCCATTATGGGCAGAACAGAAATTGACGGTACTGATACTATACATCATACCATTGCGGATTTTAAGTTTGTAGATCAGGATAGCAATTGGGTTTCCACTGAGACTTTCACAGACAAAATCTATGTGGCGGATTTCTTTTTTACTTCATGCCCTACCATTTGCCCCGTGATGAAAGCCCAAATGCTCAGGGTTTACGATTCCATTCAAAACAAGTCTGATGTACTGATACTATCACACACCATAGACCCCAAGCATGATACCGTGGCAGTACTTAAAGAATTTGCAGATCGACTGGGTGTAGAGAGCAGCAAATGGCACTTTGTAACGGGTGAAAAAGATGATATTTACAAAATAGGACAAACCAGCTATATGGTGAGTGCTTCGGAAGATCCAACAGAACCGGGAGGCTATATTCACAGTGGTGCTTTTATATTGGTGGACAAGGGAAGAAGGATACGAGGGTTGTATGACGGCACAAAACCTGACCAGGTTGACCGACTTATTAATGATATTGATGTTTTACTTCAGGAATATGAAAAATAA
- a CDS encoding glycosyltransferase family 2 protein: MKPVIRVIIPAFNEQNGVGNVINEIPQDLVEEVIVVNNASTDETEKVAKNAGATVLKEPTKGYGRACLKGIDYVTNQGNTDVVVFLDADYSDYPHEMYEVVKPIIDNQADLVIGSRALGHRERGAMTPQQVFGNWLATSLLRLFYGVRFTDLGPFRAISYDKLMALKMKDKNYGWTVEMQLKAAKQKLRCVEVPVNYRRRIGFSKVSGTVKGTIMAGYKIIWTIFKYI; encoded by the coding sequence ATGAAACCAGTTATACGGGTGATCATCCCTGCTTTTAACGAGCAGAATGGCGTTGGCAATGTGATTAATGAAATCCCCCAAGATCTTGTAGAGGAGGTAATTGTCGTTAATAACGCGTCTACGGACGAAACAGAAAAGGTAGCGAAAAATGCCGGTGCTACGGTGCTTAAGGAACCAACCAAAGGCTATGGACGAGCTTGTTTAAAGGGTATTGATTATGTAACTAATCAAGGGAATACAGACGTTGTAGTTTTTCTTGATGCTGATTATTCTGACTATCCCCATGAAATGTATGAGGTTGTAAAACCCATAATTGATAACCAGGCTGATCTGGTGATTGGTTCCAGGGCTTTAGGGCACAGGGAGCGTGGGGCTATGACTCCGCAGCAGGTATTTGGCAACTGGCTGGCCACTTCATTATTGAGGTTGTTCTATGGAGTACGCTTCACTGACCTCGGGCCTTTCAGGGCTATCAGTTATGATAAGCTGATGGCTTTAAAGATGAAGGACAAGAATTATGGCTGGACTGTGGAAATGCAACTAAAAGCAGCCAAACAGAAGTTGAGATGTGTGGAAGTACCGGTTAACTATAGAAGAAGGATAGGCTTTTCAAAAGTTTCCGGTACGGTCAAAGGCACTATTATGGCAGGGTATAAAATCATTTGGACGATCTTTAAGTATATTTAA
- a CDS encoding (2Fe-2S)-binding protein, with amino-acid sequence MAQFSLNINAQTYNIDVSPDTPLLWVLRDTLGLKGTKFGCGKALCGACTVHLDGNAIRSCSFPVSAVKGKVVTIEGLSEKGDHPLQLAWQEVDVPQCGYCQTGQIMSAAALLQRNPNPTDKDIDMAMSGNICRCGTYLRIRKAIHTAAKGGADE; translated from the coding sequence ATGGCACAGTTCAGTTTAAATATCAATGCACAAACCTATAACATCGATGTTAGCCCCGATACGCCTTTGCTATGGGTGCTCAGGGATACCCTGGGTCTGAAAGGCACAAAGTTTGGATGCGGCAAGGCACTTTGTGGTGCCTGTACTGTACACCTCGATGGCAACGCGATCCGTTCGTGCAGCTTTCCGGTGTCTGCCGTTAAGGGCAAAGTTGTGACCATAGAAGGGTTATCCGAAAAAGGTGACCACCCGCTTCAACTGGCCTGGCAGGAGGTCGATGTGCCGCAATGTGGCTACTGCCAGACAGGGCAGATCATGTCTGCTGCGGCACTATTGCAGAGGAACCCGAACCCTACCGATAAGGATATTGATATGGCTATGTCTGGGAATATTTGCAGGTGCGGCACATATCTTCGTATAAGAAAAGCGATCCATACAGCCGCGAAAGGAGGGGCAGATGAGTGA
- a CDS encoding c-type cytochrome: protein MDRGKKLYMSYCLTCHMQNGEGIPGTFPPLANADYLMEDAERSIGQIINGASGEMKVNGVVYNNVMPGFDMTDREIADVLNYIRNSWGNQGEVITEEQVHEVRDK, encoded by the coding sequence ATGGATCGTGGCAAGAAACTGTACATGTCATATTGCCTTACCTGTCATATGCAAAATGGAGAGGGTATACCTGGTACTTTCCCTCCGCTGGCCAATGCTGATTATCTTATGGAGGATGCAGAACGCTCCATAGGCCAGATCATTAATGGAGCATCAGGCGAAATGAAGGTGAATGGTGTAGTTTATAACAACGTGATGCCCGGGTTCGATATGACCGACCGGGAGATAGCGGATGTGCTTAATTATATCAGGAACAGTTGGGGCAATCAGGGTGAGGTAATAACTGAGGAGCAGGTACATGAGGTTAGGGATAAATAA
- a CDS encoding rhodanese-like domain-containing protein, protein MGQKDFDEKLNSILDKSVPFIYTNELNELTEKESQILILDTRSKKEYRVSHIPNAIFVDYDNFSGEAVQGYNKEAPVIVYCSVGYRSEKIGEKLEELGFSNVRNLYGGIFDWKNKGHEVVNDEGMETDSVHTYNENWSKWLKEGVKVYE, encoded by the coding sequence ATGGGACAGAAAGATTTTGATGAGAAGCTAAACTCCATTCTGGATAAGTCCGTGCCCTTTATTTATACTAATGAACTCAATGAGCTTACCGAAAAGGAAAGCCAAATTTTGATCCTGGATACCCGGTCAAAGAAGGAATACCGGGTGAGCCATATTCCCAATGCTATTTTTGTGGATTATGATAACTTCTCCGGAGAGGCAGTACAAGGTTATAATAAGGAAGCACCGGTTATAGTGTATTGTTCCGTGGGTTACAGAAGTGAAAAGATCGGGGAGAAATTGGAGGAGCTGGGCTTTAGTAATGTCAGAAACCTTTACGGAGGTATTTTTGACTGGAAGAATAAAGGACATGAGGTAGTGAATGACGAAGGTATGGAAACGGATAGTGTACATACCTATAATGAAAACTGGTCGAAGTGGTTAAAGGAAGGTGTTAAAGTCTATGAATAG
- a CDS encoding CopD family protein: MSFLYVKALHIIFVTTWFAGLFYIVRLFIYQTEASERPDPERSILVKEYKRNTKRLWFAITWPSAVLTLIFGTWVLMHVPAYLKEGFMHIKLAFVFVLYVYHFICHRIYKQLQNDVYKYSSQQLRIWNEVATILLVGIVFIIVLKNAMSMVWGLAGLVGFTVILMLAIKIYKNIREGNEKQK; the protein is encoded by the coding sequence ATGTCATTTTTATACGTTAAAGCCCTCCATATCATATTTGTTACCACCTGGTTCGCCGGGTTATTTTATATCGTCAGGTTATTTATTTACCAGACAGAGGCTTCCGAAAGACCTGACCCTGAGCGGTCTATTTTGGTAAAGGAGTATAAAAGGAACACCAAAAGGTTATGGTTTGCCATCACGTGGCCTTCGGCTGTGCTTACATTGATCTTTGGTACGTGGGTTTTGATGCATGTACCCGCCTACCTGAAAGAAGGGTTCATGCACATCAAGCTGGCCTTTGTGTTTGTGCTTTATGTCTATCATTTTATTTGTCACCGCATATACAAACAGCTCCAAAATGATGTTTATAAATACTCTTCGCAGCAATTGAGGATATGGAATGAAGTGGCGACTATTTTGCTGGTAGGCATCGTGTTCATTATTGTTTTAAAAAATGCTATGAGTATGGTTTGGGGGCTGGCAGGGCTTGTCGGCTTTACCGTTATACTCATGCTGGCTATAAAAATTTATAAAAACATAAGAGAAGGAAATGAAAAACAGAAGTAG